In Acidimicrobiia bacterium, a genomic segment contains:
- a CDS encoding antibiotic biosynthesis monooxygenase family protein produces MAKFSVIATITAKPGQGDALAAAFGDFLEHVEGEPGTEHYVLHRSTMKPDLFFVTELYSDRAAFDAHAASEGFAALTGKLSPLIESADLQLAEPVRAVGVEL; encoded by the coding sequence GTGGCCAAGTTCTCGGTCATCGCGACGATCACCGCCAAGCCAGGTCAGGGCGACGCCCTGGCGGCCGCGTTCGGCGACTTCCTCGAGCACGTCGAGGGCGAGCCCGGCACCGAGCACTACGTGCTGCACCGGTCGACGATGAAGCCCGACCTGTTCTTCGTGACCGAGCTCTACTCCGACCGGGCCGCGTTCGACGCCCACGCCGCCAGCGAGGGGTTCGCGGCCCTGACCGGGAAGCTCAGCCCCCTCATCGAGAGCGCCGACCTGCAGCTCGCCGAACCGGTCAGGGCGGTCGGCGTCGAGCTGTGA
- a CDS encoding nuclear transport factor 2 family protein yields MTGGLDVRSAIERIVYGYAERVDAGDFAGLAELFRHATYKGGGPDDPGVVGADAVLAIQERMVRRYPDGTPRTKHVTTNLVIDADEDAGVATARSYFTVLQQVDDFPLQAVIAGRYHDRFERADGEWRLTERVILCDLIGDLSRHLTTDPFRT; encoded by the coding sequence GTGACCGGCGGGCTCGACGTCCGGTCGGCGATCGAGCGCATCGTCTACGGCTACGCCGAGCGCGTCGACGCCGGCGACTTCGCGGGGCTGGCCGAGCTCTTCCGCCACGCGACCTACAAGGGGGGCGGGCCCGACGACCCCGGGGTCGTCGGCGCCGATGCCGTGCTCGCCATCCAGGAGCGCATGGTGCGCCGGTACCCCGACGGGACCCCTCGGACCAAGCACGTCACGACCAACCTGGTCATCGACGCCGACGAGGACGCCGGCGTCGCCACCGCCCGCTCGTACTTCACGGTGCTCCAGCAGGTCGACGACTTCCCGCTCCAAGCGGTGATCGCCGGCCGCTACCACGACCGCTTCGAGCGTGCCGACGGCGAGTGGCGGCTCACCGAGCGGGTCATCCTCTGCGACCTCATCGGGGACCTCAGCCGCCACCTCACGACCGACCCCTTCCGGACCTGA
- a CDS encoding amidohydrolase family protein, which translates to DAQPLALDVATQVPHGAVRGYVMGDRGAHNEPASPDDIAAMAKIVREGVEAGALGVSTSRTIAHRAIDGEPVPGTFAAEDELFALGRALAEAGAGVFELAPAGVMGEDLAAADREMDWMRRLAAAFDRPVTFALLQHDHDPGQWRRMLDLALEAHEDGVPVRPQVAGRPLGLLLGLQTFHPLRDRPTYRRLEALPLDEKVARLRDPSVRAAVLAEAPRAPAGIEAYIGLGLDRIFRLGEPPDYEPAAEESVAALARREGRDPWDLFYDLLLENDGHELLLRPLLGYSNFTQDPIREMVLHPATALGLGDGGAHVGAICDASIETYMLTHWVRDRTRGERLPIELVVRKMTSDTAALYGLHDRGTIEVAKKADLNVIDLDRLVLHRPEMHYDLPAGARRLLQRADGYRATLVSGQVIRRDGVDTDARPGALVRGGQAA; encoded by the coding sequence GACGCCCAGCCGCTGGCCCTCGACGTCGCCACCCAGGTCCCCCACGGCGCCGTCCGCGGCTACGTCATGGGCGACCGGGGCGCGCACAACGAGCCGGCGTCGCCCGACGACATCGCCGCCATGGCGAAGATCGTCCGGGAGGGCGTGGAGGCGGGGGCGCTCGGCGTGTCGACGTCGCGGACCATCGCCCACCGGGCCATCGACGGGGAGCCGGTCCCCGGCACCTTCGCCGCCGAGGACGAGCTGTTCGCCCTGGGGCGCGCCCTCGCCGAGGCCGGCGCCGGCGTCTTCGAGCTGGCCCCCGCCGGCGTGATGGGCGAGGACCTCGCCGCCGCCGACCGCGAGATGGACTGGATGCGTCGCCTGGCGGCCGCCTTCGACCGCCCGGTCACCTTCGCGCTGCTGCAGCACGACCACGACCCCGGCCAGTGGCGGCGGATGCTCGACCTCGCCCTCGAGGCCCACGAGGACGGGGTGCCCGTCCGCCCCCAGGTCGCCGGCCGTCCGCTCGGCCTGCTCCTCGGCCTCCAGACCTTCCACCCGCTCCGGGACCGCCCGACCTACCGGCGGCTCGAGGCGCTGCCGCTCGACGAGAAGGTGGCGCGCCTCCGCGACCCGTCCGTGCGCGCGGCCGTGCTCGCCGAGGCGCCGCGGGCGCCGGCCGGGATCGAGGCGTACATCGGCCTCGGCCTCGACCGCATCTTCCGGCTCGGCGAGCCCCCCGACTACGAGCCCGCCGCCGAGGAGAGCGTCGCCGCCCTGGCCCGGCGGGAGGGTCGGGACCCGTGGGACCTCTTCTACGACCTGCTGCTCGAGAACGACGGCCACGAGCTCCTGCTCCGCCCGCTGCTCGGCTACTCGAACTTCACCCAGGACCCCATCCGGGAGATGGTGCTGCACCCCGCCACCGCCCTCGGGCTCGGCGACGGCGGCGCCCACGTCGGCGCCATCTGCGACGCCAGCATCGAGACGTACATGCTCACGCACTGGGTGCGCGACCGGACGCGGGGCGAGCGGCTGCCGATCGAGCTCGTCGTGCGGAAGATGACGAGCGACACCGCCGCCCTGTACGGCCTCCACGACCGCGGCACGATCGAGGTGGCCAAGAAGGCCGACCTGAACGTCATCGACCTGGACCGGCTCGTGCTCCACCGACCCGAGATGCACTACGACCTGCCCGCCGGCGCCCGCCGCCTGCTCCAGCGCGCCGACGGGTACCGGGCCACGCTCGTCAGCGGCCAGGTGATCCGGCGGGACGGCGTCGACACCGACGCGCGGCCGGGCGCGCTCGTCCGCGGCGGCCAGGCGGCCTGA